One stretch of Flavobacterium sp. 9 DNA includes these proteins:
- a CDS encoding DoxX family protein — MKKAKIIFWITTIIIFLFEGVMPALFSQSQEAKEGIRHLGYPEYFGNALVVFKILGVLVLVIPSIPKNIKEWAYAGFGFDFIFASISHAAVDGVNFQSFFPLIFLVILAISYHYYHRIERYKNIAL, encoded by the coding sequence ATGAAGAAAGCAAAAATTATTTTTTGGATTACAACTATTATTATTTTCTTATTTGAAGGCGTTATGCCAGCATTATTTTCCCAAAGTCAGGAAGCAAAAGAAGGAATCAGACATTTGGGATATCCTGAATATTTTGGAAATGCATTAGTTGTTTTTAAAATATTGGGAGTTTTAGTGCTAGTGATTCCGTCAATTCCTAAAAACATAAAAGAATGGGCTTACGCCGGATTTGGTTTCGATTTCATATTCGCATCAATAAGTCATGCTGCAGTTGACGGCGTTAATTTTCAGTCGTTTTTTCCATTAATATTTTTAGTGATACTGGCGATTTCATACCATTATTATCATAGAATTGAGCGATACAAGAATATCGCTCTGTAA
- a CDS encoding VOC family protein gives MNLPINHQTIMPYLILDGASEFIDFTQKVFDSEKSSTNVLRNDGTIIHAEIILHGSTIMVADQTKDWTKHNSNLFVYVPNADETYQKALDHGATNLMGLSNQDYGRTCGVTDPFGNVWWITSIIE, from the coding sequence ATGAATTTACCAATCAATCATCAAACAATAATGCCTTATCTAATCTTAGATGGCGCTTCTGAATTTATTGATTTTACTCAGAAAGTTTTCGATTCAGAAAAATCTAGTACAAACGTTTTACGCAATGACGGAACTATTATACACGCTGAAATTATCCTTCACGGAAGTACAATAATGGTTGCTGATCAAACAAAAGACTGGACAAAACATAATTCTAACTTGTTTGTCTATGTTCCTAATGCAGACGAAACTTACCAAAAAGCATTAGATCACGGTGCCACAAATTTAATGGGTTTGAGCAATCAGGATTATGGCAGAACATGTGGTGTAACAGATCCTTTTGGAAATGTTTGGTGGATAACATCCATTATCGAATAA
- a CDS encoding DinB family protein, whose amino-acid sequence MDAAIQKDTVETFKNLNAILSLFSQEEFNIVPAKDSWTAGQTAQHLVLACSGYPQLFLGKTEETDRPYHEKVKDIEALFLNFDIKMDAPEFLKPELIDYDKDSISAIFLNTEADLLLATETLDLSQTCLDFELPGFGKFTIFEWISFALTHIQRHTKQLNDIYKQVSKS is encoded by the coding sequence ATGGATGCAGCAATTCAAAAAGATACAGTTGAAACATTTAAAAACCTAAATGCGATACTTTCTTTATTTTCGCAAGAAGAATTTAATATTGTTCCTGCCAAAGATAGTTGGACTGCCGGACAAACGGCTCAACATCTTGTACTTGCCTGCTCCGGTTATCCTCAATTATTTCTGGGGAAAACCGAAGAAACCGACCGACCTTATCATGAAAAAGTCAAAGATATTGAAGCATTATTTTTAAACTTCGATATAAAGATGGATGCGCCGGAATTTTTAAAGCCGGAACTTATTGATTACGACAAAGATTCAATATCAGCTATCTTTCTTAATACCGAAGCGGATCTATTACTTGCTACAGAAACTTTAGATTTATCACAAACGTGTCTTGATTTTGAACTTCCCGGTTTTGGAAAATTTACTATTTTTGAATGGATTAGTTTTGCTTTGACTCATATTCAAAGACATACAAAACAGTTGAATGACATTTATAAACAAGTTTCCAAATCTTAA
- a CDS encoding DUF1440 domain-containing protein, translating into MKSKSGSIFLAGLIAGTLDILAAIFFYAVLFQKTTAIKILQSIASGIFKKEAYSGGSQMALYGLLLHYFIAFVFAWFYFTIYPYFTFLKKNTLLSGIVYGIFVWIAMNLVVLPVVFPVLPEKHLDFPLILSILILIFCIGIPIAFLNKKYHSLQK; encoded by the coding sequence ATGAAGTCTAAATCAGGAAGTATATTTTTAGCAGGTTTAATTGCGGGAACACTAGATATTCTCGCAGCAATCTTTTTCTATGCCGTTCTATTTCAAAAAACAACTGCCATAAAAATTTTGCAATCTATTGCAAGTGGAATTTTCAAAAAAGAAGCTTATAGCGGCGGCTCACAAATGGCGTTATACGGATTGTTATTACACTATTTTATAGCTTTTGTTTTTGCCTGGTTTTACTTTACGATATATCCATATTTCACATTCTTAAAAAAGAATACGCTTTTATCCGGAATCGTTTATGGAATCTTCGTTTGGATTGCAATGAACTTAGTTGTATTACCGGTTGTATTTCCAGTTTTACCAGAGAAACATTTAGACTTTCCATTAATATTATCAATCCTGATTCTGATTTTCTGTATCGGAATACCGATTGCCTTTCTAAACAAAAAATACCATTCTTTACAGAAATAA
- a CDS encoding DUF1328 domain-containing protein, which produces MLRWTVTFIILAIVAGIFGFGGIAAGAASIAKVLFFIFLVLFVISLVTGRTKV; this is translated from the coding sequence ATGTTACGTTGGACAGTCACATTTATAATTTTGGCTATAGTAGCCGGAATTTTTGGTTTTGGAGGAATTGCCGCCGGAGCCGCTAGCATTGCAAAAGTTTTATTCTTTATATTTTTAGTATTATTTGTTATTTCACTAGTAACAGGAAGAACAAAAGTTTAG
- a CDS encoding glycosyltransferase, translated as MKAISNKSKIVFLSTFPPTQCGIATYTQDTIKGINDVFGKSVTCQICELVDKPKANPTQAYTLNTRNKEEYTKVAHEINKDKSVKLIHIQHEFGLFGGNYGDYLLDFLNEVKKPLTYTFHSVIPNPNDELKTFVKLLLSYSNSVFVMTNQSKEILMRDYGIKEDIITCVPHGTHIVIYETPLQAKEKFDIQDRKVLSTFGLLGEGKNIETGLQALPKIVENTPNVLYLIIGKTHPNLITDGVDAYRDKLEGIVKELKLENNVRFINEYLDTDELLDYLKATDIYLFTSKDPNQAVSGTFSYAMSCACPIVASKIPHTLEVLTPDSGILVDIGNVDQFSEAAIKLLSDENLREEMGKNAFRKTRASSWENAAITHMNTYKELFESPSEIKYTYPSIQLKHIKKMTTDLGIIQFSKISIPDLDSGYTLDDNARALIALCMHYKLTQDKDDLAYILIYLDFIERCQQPKGDFINYIDQENREHVEQNAEVNLEDSNARAIWALGTVVSNAAILPEAITKKATKCLLNSLKWAENIQSPRSIGFATKGLYLYHTAVPNLYVAAIINKLNAKLLSNYEIHASSDWKWFENYMTYGNGILPESMLYAFLTTNKPIYKKVALDSLDFLMSKMFKDKNFKVISNNGWLHRDSEADVNEYGEQPIDVAYTIQTLNSFYNAFGTAEYKNKMKIAFNWFLGKNHLNQIMYNPVSGGGYDGLEKENVNLNQGAESTVCYLTARLIMENLKLAEIKVIPLMKNRSGVAINS; from the coding sequence ATGAAAGCGATATCAAATAAATCTAAAATAGTTTTTCTTTCTACATTTCCTCCAACGCAATGTGGAATAGCAACTTATACACAAGACACAATAAAAGGAATTAATGATGTATTTGGTAAATCCGTTACTTGTCAAATTTGTGAATTGGTCGATAAACCAAAAGCAAATCCAACACAAGCCTACACTTTAAACACAAGAAATAAAGAAGAATATACTAAAGTTGCGCATGAAATCAACAAAGACAAATCAGTAAAATTGATTCATATTCAGCATGAATTTGGTTTATTTGGAGGTAATTATGGAGACTATTTATTAGATTTTTTAAATGAAGTCAAAAAGCCGCTTACTTATACTTTTCACAGCGTAATCCCAAACCCGAATGACGAATTAAAAACTTTCGTGAAATTGCTGCTTTCTTATAGCAATTCGGTTTTTGTGATGACCAATCAATCAAAAGAAATTTTAATGAGAGATTATGGCATCAAAGAAGACATAATTACTTGCGTACCACACGGAACTCATATTGTAATTTATGAAACTCCGCTACAAGCCAAAGAAAAATTTGATATTCAGGATAGAAAAGTATTATCAACTTTTGGGCTTTTAGGAGAAGGAAAAAATATAGAAACAGGTTTACAAGCTTTGCCAAAAATTGTCGAAAATACTCCAAATGTTCTTTATTTAATTATTGGAAAAACACATCCAAATTTAATAACAGATGGCGTTGATGCTTATCGCGATAAATTGGAAGGTATTGTTAAAGAATTAAAACTGGAAAATAATGTTCGTTTTATAAATGAATATCTCGATACAGACGAACTTTTGGATTATCTAAAAGCTACAGATATTTATCTGTTTACGTCAAAAGATCCAAATCAGGCTGTAAGCGGCACTTTCTCTTATGCAATGAGTTGCGCTTGTCCAATTGTAGCTTCAAAAATTCCGCATACATTAGAAGTTCTAACTCCGGATTCTGGAATTCTGGTTGATATTGGAAACGTAGATCAGTTTTCTGAAGCTGCCATTAAATTACTTTCAGATGAAAATCTAAGAGAAGAAATGGGGAAAAATGCATTTAGAAAAACGCGCGCTTCTTCATGGGAAAATGCAGCAATCACACACATGAATACTTATAAAGAGCTTTTCGAAAGTCCTTCTGAAATAAAATATACCTATCCTTCAATTCAGTTGAAGCATATCAAAAAAATGACAACCGATTTAGGTATCATTCAATTTAGCAAAATCTCAATTCCAGATCTTGATTCAGGTTATACATTAGACGATAATGCGCGTGCTTTGATTGCTCTTTGCATGCATTATAAATTGACGCAAGACAAAGACGATTTAGCTTATATCTTGATTTATTTAGATTTTATTGAACGTTGTCAACAACCAAAAGGTGATTTTATCAATTATATAGATCAGGAAAACCGCGAACATGTGGAGCAAAATGCCGAAGTAAATTTAGAAGATTCAAATGCAAGAGCAATTTGGGCTTTAGGAACAGTGGTTTCAAATGCTGCTATTTTACCTGAAGCTATCACCAAAAAAGCTACAAAATGTTTACTGAATTCTTTAAAATGGGCCGAAAATATTCAATCGCCACGCTCTATTGGTTTTGCAACAAAAGGTTTGTATTTATATCACACCGCAGTTCCTAACTTATATGTTGCCGCGATTATTAATAAATTGAACGCTAAATTGCTTTCTAATTATGAAATTCACGCTTCAAGCGATTGGAAATGGTTCGAAAATTATATGACTTACGGAAATGGAATTTTACCGGAATCAATGCTTTATGCTTTTTTAACAACGAATAAACCAATCTATAAAAAAGTAGCTTTGGATTCTCTTGACTTTTTAATGTCGAAAATGTTTAAGGACAAAAACTTTAAAGTAATTTCTAACAACGGATGGTTACACAGAGATTCAGAAGCAGATGTAAACGAATATGGAGAACAGCCAATTGATGTTGCTTACACAATTCAAACCCTAAATTCGTTCTATAATGCATTTGGCACAGCCGAATATAAAAACAAAATGAAAATCGCTTTTAACTGGTTTTTAGGCAAAAATCATCTTAACCAGATTATGTATAATCCTGTAAGCGGCGGTGGTTATGACGGACTGGAAAAAGAAAATGTCAATTTAAATCAAGGTGCAGAATCTACAGTATGTTATCTTACTGCAAGATTAATCATGGAAAACCTTAAATTAGCAGAAATAAAAGTAATTCCGTTAATGAAAAACAGAAGCGGCGTTGCAAT